The genomic segment atgttcaaaaggtattggtaaaagaaaatattgtatttttaataaaacgtTCATCATGCTGGTAAAAAATGGGGAGTGGGGTAATTTATTATGTTCCTCAGCAAATTATATAGAGGTATTCTCTGGGGCAAGGAAAATTTAGCTTTTAATCATTTATGTCCAGCTCAAGTACCTGAACCGTTTcaggaaatgtatattttttctgagCAGGAATAAGGGGTAAATAGCGTCTATGTTTCTGTACAGAAATATGTTTGTCACTAACATTCTGGTAGAATTTTCATACAGTAGTTTTTTattgggctttttaaaaagttaacttttaACATAGCTGCTCAGGGATTAAATCAGATTGGAAAAGCCGGTCTGACTCTCCATATTACTACAAAGAAATACATGGTTGTTTACATTGAGCTGCAGGGGATAGATAAGTACACTTTAAACTTTCTTAAGGAAGTTAAATGTTTCACAGTGATGTTGCAATCTAACCTTGAGCTACTCTTTTCAATCCTACAATCTCCAGTGGTGTGCCACCTTTTTTCCAACCTGTGAAATCCATATCTAGGTGAATCACTAGCTCCCTTGAGCAGCTTCATGTAAATAGATGCACTCCAAGCAGATCACATGCCTCAGATGTTTGTCTTCTGCTTCTAGTAATCATGGAGTGTGAAACCCCCAGAGCAGCATAGATCTAAGAACTGCCAACACCCAGTTCTTGGTAAAAACCTTTGGTAAAGAGATGCCAGAATGGAGACAGGTTTTTGCTCTGTGGATAAGACGGACTATGTACTGTGATGCATAAATCCATTTAATCCAGCTGTGAAGAAATGCTTAGAACTGTGGCCAGGCATCTAAGATACCATTCCTTGTGCATAGAAGGAAACACTGCACCTGTGGGGAAGcaagaattttattatattttatttgatcaGAATATTATAACttgcagcaaaaaaaaatctagttggTTCAGGTTTATGTTGTATTTTGAGTCTGTTCTTGTTCAAACAGAGAGAGCTCTAAAGAAGCACTGGCTCTTGTATATAATGCCCAGATTTGCACATGACTATCAAGTCCATTAAAAGTGAATCTTGTACATGTGTGAGGCTTCTTTCTTGGGTCTCCTTTCCCTTATTCACAGAATGCTGTTTAGAATATATTAAGTATATCTTTGCCACTTGATTTGGGAAGACTTACTTTCTTGCTACCTTATATATCGTATGTGTCCTGGTAAGGTAGGAACATTAGTTCTTAACCTACATTTAATGTAAGCTGTGGCTTCTTGCTCCCAGAAAAATAATATCCCATCAGAACCTGGGTGTAAGGTTGGAGGGTTGCAGGAATTAACCAGGGCTCTTGCCTTTAGGAGCTCCGGGtctggtgggggtgagggtcagCTGCCAGGTAAGCCAGCAGTGCCAggaggtttctgctgagaaaagaATGAAGCACAGGGACCGGGTCGCACAGGCATGAGTCTGTTTttcagggaagagaggaggaagtTCCAGGAAGGCCTCTTATGGGAGGTGATCCCGGAGGCTGGTCTTTGGGAGTTGGTGGTGGCAAGAGTGCATTCCACGAAGTCATAGAAAGCCTGGCCGTGCTTGAGAACAGGAGATGGAAATTTGGAGAGTGTAAGCAGCCACTGGAGAGAACGGATTTTGGCCAATTAAACAGCAAGCCTGGAACGCCAGACTCAAGCCGACTCAGCTAAAGAAGTTCAGGAATCGGATTCCAGGCCTCCCCGGGAGGCCACACCGGAGGCCACCAGCAGAGGGCGCATTCCCGCCCGCTGTGCCTTCGGTCTGCAAAGCGGCGGCGCGGAAGCACTtcccggggagggggcgggactTCCGGCGGCGGCCCTAGATCTAGAGGGCGCAGTGGCGAAGAGTCGTCGCTCTTGCCGAGAGTCGTCTTTCGTAGCCGCACGTGTCCGCCGCCGCCTCTGCCTCCGCTGCAGAAATGCTGCCGCTGCTGCGCTGCGTGCCCCGCGTCCTGGGCACCGCTGTCGCTGGCATCCGCGCCGCCGCGCCCTCCCTGCCGCTGCTGCAGCCCGCGTCTAGGCCGTGCGCCCGGCCCTTTGGGCTGCTGAGCGTGCGCGCGGGGTCGGTGCAGTTGCCCGGTCTCCTGCGGCCTTGGGGGCcctgcggctgcggctgcggcggACTGCACACCGAAGGTAAGACTCGTGCACGTGGGCCGAGGGCGTGAGGGGCCAgggcctgggtggggtggggaatccGGGACGAGGAGGTGTAGACCACGCGTGGACAGCCCGGAACCGCCCCTGAAGTCCAGAACATTCTCCCACTGATCGGTGACCAGCGGGTTAAACCCACGCGTGATCGCGTTTCCCGTCTTCCCCCACCTCTGTTTTACTCTGCGGGGAGAGATGCTGTAAAGAAGCCCTGGAGGCCGACTCTATTCTCAGTCTCTCGAAAATGGAACTTTGCGAAAGCCCAAGGTCGCGGTTGGGAGTAGTGTGGTGTTGTCTGTTGGCAAGTGAAAGAGGGTAATGGCgaatttttcttactttatttggAAACGTGGTAAGGAGTTCATTGTTGGGAATCACTTTACCAGAATGCGAGCTCAGCTTCCCACTGATAGCTTACggcatttttacagatgaggaaactgaggcttaatgGATATGAGTTGGGTTAAGTTCCCAGAGCCACCGTTAATAGCAGAAGTATTAGAAACAGCCCAAATACAGGTCTCTGGTTGTAGTAACCTGGGTCATTTTCCGTTTTAGACTGATTGGCTCTTTCTGTAACTTATTTCCATTGTAGGGGACAAAGCTTTTGTTGAATTCCTCAATGATGAGattaaggaggaaaagaagatacAGAAGTATAAGTCTCTTCCCAAGATGTCTGGAGGTTGGGCGCTGGAAGTGAATGGGACAGAAGCCAAATTAGTGCAGAAAGTTGCTGGAGAAAGGTAAGTACCAGGGGCCTATGGACTCCAGGGAACCAAATCCATGACCCTGCAGGACCTGCCCTGACTTATCCACAACAGCCTTTAGTTAAGGTAGGTACTTAACAGACATGTGGTTTCCGAGAGATTGTAGGATTCATTTGGATAATTTCGTAAGCTCCAGGTCGTTCATTCACTGCACACTTACGTGCTGTGGTAGTTAATACGGAGATGGTAAGCAAGTAGCACCGAAGCCAAGTCGCTGGGAGCCTACTGGACCAGTAGAGGCGTCAGTCGCTAAACCCTTGCTGGTGAGGGAGGCTATGCCTTGCCTAAATCTATGCACGCAAATTCAGAAGTTCTGACAGCACCGACAGAATCTCAGATTTGCAACACTGACTTACTATACTACAGGCTCTGGCTGAGGAAAACAAAGCTCCTACTCTGTTTATAGTTGAGAAAGCAAGATAAGGGTGAGGTTGCCGTGTAGTAAGGGTCACCATGAGAAAGATGGGAAGACTTTGACCTGCGTAAGCTGTTTGTGATCTACTTTGAgtgaatttttgtatatgctgtgaAGTAGcgttctgggttttttgttttgttttggtggtgTAGTGTTTTTCCCTTCACAGGTCAATCATGTATTCTGTAACGTGACCTAAACCACTTTCCTGGGATAAGTCGTAGGCAGTTTGGGGCCATTATAAGTAATGTTCTAATGAACATAACTGCATTTCTGTGCCCAGGCGTCAGCTTGGTCCACACTGTTGCAGATTAGACAGATTTTGTGGCTGAACCTCAAACCTCAAACCGGCAAGGCAGCCAGTTAGCACAGCTCCAGAGGGGAGTGGCTACAGTGCACTGTTGTCTGCAACCCAGCAGTGCTCGTTCCAGATCTCTCAACTTTAGATTCAAATTTTGGAATGTGATACGTCAGGTGAAGGTTCTTGCAACTGAAGATCGTCATTAGTTGGTGTTTGTGGCCTGCTTTGTGATTATAAAACTTCCCACAACTGCTCTGAGGAATGAGCCTGTCCTGCagcatgttcttttatttttttggcggtgcCCTGTgtcttgcaggatcctagttccccatccagggattgaacccaggccacggcagggaaagcgctgagtcctaaccaccggaccaccagggagctccccAGCAAGTGTTGCTCTTTGTGAGGCCCCCCTCCATGGGGCCGGGGCTGCTCTCCATCCTCAGCTGATGCCACAGCCCTCCAGCgctcctttttcccttcctctcggGCAGATTTTCTTCTAATGGAGAAAAGCGTTTAAAGGAGGCTTCTGCCCCCTGCCTCCAGCTACTCAGCTGCTCAGCACTGGAAGGTGCCCTGGAAAGACGAGGGTGGCGGTGTCAGTTGGCTGTGGCCAGGAGGTGGCCAGTGGACACAGGTTGGCAGTGAGCCCTGGATGCCGGCCTGGTGACAGGAGCCCCCACATGACTGTATTTGGCTGAGGAACAAGTGCCTAATTGACTTCCAGCAgccagcacatagtaggcccacttcagacctgctGAATCTAGCTGTGGGTGGGATGCAGGCACCCATTTTGGAAGTTCTGCAGATCAGAGGTGCATTGTTTCAGCAGCATTTTTAACTGTAGCAAGCCTCAGTATCTACCCCTGACATCCTCTGTTGTGTTTTCTCTTGCCTTTCTAGGGTCACCGTCACTTTCAACATTAACAACAGCATCCCACCCGCATATGATGGGGAGGAGGGGCCCTCTGAAGGGCAGAAGGTTGAAGAACAGGAGGCAAGTCTGTAACACTGTGACCAGCCTGTGCCGCCGCCTTCCCACGGGCTGTTCTGGGGGCCTGCAGAAGGagcattggtttttgttttgtttaaattctcTTAGCACTAGGAGAGAAGGCAAAGGACAGCCATCCTTGGGCCTTTTCTTGTAGAGCACCAGAACTGATAATTTGCCCTGTGTTCACTTAATAGAGAGGAATTGAAACTGTCTTAACCCTTCCCATGATCAGGAGGGAAATTATCATTTGGAGTGTTTCCAAGTGAGGAGTGCTCTCACACGTCCCAGGCAGGGGCGTCAGAGACTTCGCCTTAAGGTGCTGCCCTTCTTGCTTGGACCTGGATGGTGCTCAGTCTTCAGACATTTTAGGAAGCAGTGTGCCCAGCCTAGAAACCAGCCAGTGTGAGGGCCACAGGGTCCCCAGGCTTTCTGGCTGGGTTGGCATGGTATTGTCTCACGACCCAGCTCAGCTCCCTGGAGCGCTGGCCCAGCACTAGGACCGCcccgcccccaacacacacactggCTGGCTCACCCTCAAAGTGGGGGTTGCTGTGCTTTAGGCAGAGGCACCAGCCTCCGGTCCTGGGCTGTAATAGAGGCAGATCCCGAAGCAGCTGGGAAGGGATTTTGGAGCTTTAGGCCAGCTTTGTAGTGTATGGATGTAGAAAAAGGCCACTCTCGCTGGGGCTGGAGTTCAGAGTTCCTGATTCTAACCTTGTAGAATTAGGTTAGAACCTAGTACGTATTAGGTTCTAATATGTAACCCTGTATGTTCTTTAAACAAGTAGCGTGGCTAATAGAAGTGAAATGCTGTACTAAATATATGATACTCTGCCATCCAAAACATAGTCTACGACTCCAGAAAGGATCCACAGGGTGGGTTGAGCCCAGTCTGTCTGAACAAGCTGGTACATGGCTTTAATACTCTGTGTTAAAAGATCCTAGGCTCCTTATTTGGGAACACCATAGCGTAGCAGTGGCCATCAGACCCCCTGAACTGAGACCTTCGGTCCAGACCCCTGCCAACAGAGACATTTACTGACTCGTTCTTGTTTCCCCAGCCTGAATTGACGTCCACTCCCAATTTTGTGGTTGAAGTTGTAAAGGATGGTAGCAACAAGGCCCTTGTGCTGGACTGTCACTTTCCAGAAGATGAGGTATGTAGAGTGGAGTGCTGGCAGCCCTGGGGACAAGGAGGGCCTCCGGGGACCTTCCTGGTCCCATTTAGCTGATACTAACATTTTCTAGCTTAGACCAGCAAAACTGGGaagactggggtgggggtggtgagggaGCAAGGTTAAAATCTGAGTTTCAAGCTATAAATAGTCCCTATTCTTTGCACGAGTCTGGCTTGTCCTGGGAAACCTTtcagttttccccaaatattGTCTCTTGTCAGATTGGACAAGAAGAGGAGGACCAGAGTGACATTTTCTCCATCAAGGAAGTGAGCTTTCAGTCCACTGGCGATTCTGACTGGAAGGACACGAATTACACGCTCAGCACAGATTCCCTGGACTGGGTGAGTGCTCGATAAGGTGATGGTGCCCTTGGGCCTTGCAGGGGAGGGTCTAGTCCAAGGCCACACAAAGAAGCATCTTAATAAGTGTCTCGGGTGCcgccttctatttttttttttttaaccaatgttTCTCCTTTTAGGGCTTATACGACCACCTAATGGATTTCCTTGCGGACCGAGGGGTGGACAACACTTTCGCTGATGAGTTGGTAGAGCTCAGCACAGCCTTGGAGCACCAGGAGTACATTACGTTTCTCGAAGACCTCAAAGGTTTTGTCAAAAGCCAATAGAGAAGACGAGCTGCCAAACACCTTAATTTTACGGCAGGCGTTGGCCAGTGAAGCCAGACCCACGTGCTTTGAAATGGTTTTCATCCCGATATCATGGAAAGTAATTCAATATTAACTTATTTCTGTTGCCACTGATTTACCATTTATTCTCTACAAACCtgttatttctagatttttgtaTAACAAAATGATGGACAATAAAATCTCCAAGGTGATTGgtcttttctatttctactcCTTCCCTTTCAACCTGCATTACGAAACACAAAGCAGAGAAAACTTTGAAACGTTTTAATACAAAATAAGTTATAAATGAAAGATTTGTATTTACAAGGCCTCTTCTCAAGACAGAACTTGTTTCCAACCCAGTAGATCGTGTGCATCAGGGTTGGCTCTAGAGGATCACAGCCCAAGTATCACAAGCCtgaatttaaatagaaaaaagttaGCTTAAATTATATTCCAGTTACAAAAGCAATCTCAATATGTGGTTAAAAGTTGCAACCAGTAATGACATTTATGCTGCTCCTTCCACAAGCTGGGCTGCCTCTGTCCCTCCCCTTTCGGGGAATGACTGGCCTTTTTAACTGAAGTGACTTCACTTTTCTATGCAAGTAAAGTTCCTCAGAGaataaactgcatttttaaacatttacctCTTTGTAAGCTATTTCTACCAGGGTGGGAATAAAACCAACCACCGACCCGCTTTTACCACTGGGTCCTGTGGGAGGCGTACCAGACAGCTCATGAGAAGACTGGGCTTTTCCTCTGTTCCTTCAGTGACGGAAAATGCCGGCGTGTGGGGACAACATGCACTGTGCTCATTCACGCTGTCTTCTAAACAGGCGCGAAACTTTTGCTCTGTCACCTCTGGagactgaaaaacagaaaagttaaaCTACAAGCTAACCTCAGTCGTCTCATAGTCAACAGGCTGAAAATCCCGATTCCTCACACCATCCTGTAACTGGCTTGCTGTGATGGCCTGATTCCTCGGACCTTTAGAAACGCTCACGATCATGCTGAGAGGATCTCTTAAATAACGTCCATCTGACCGCCTCTCCAGATGGACCAGCGCTCTCCACTCCTGCCCTGAACACTCATGCTCACCGCACCAGGAACGCCCAGGGCTGGGaggcttcccagcctccctgtgTTTCTGCCTCTACCAGCCAAGTGTATCCTTAACCAAGAGCCAGTGCTGCTTGGTCCTACCTCTGTGCTAACTGAACTTGCTATTGTAACTGACTGACTTAATTATCTACTATGTAAACCAATGAAATAAGAGAATGAAACAAAGTTATGTTTTTGTGATAAGTGGAATATTGAAGGAACAGTCAAAAAGATGagtccctaaaaaaaaaaaggtgttgaaTTAGGTAAAAGATGGGGAGGAAAAATCCTGAAGTGCACTCAGCTTCTTGATGCACTTacagaaacaaaacaggaaatgCTAGACTATGCGCTTTAAGAGcagtttataaaaaacaaaaaaaaccctcagctCTCCAATCAGCAGAGCCTCGCTCAAGGACTGGCAAATAAGTGTAAGTTTAAAACTTcctataaaatgtttcatttgtaTAACTTACCACTTCAACGAACTGGCAGACTTTTAGCCACATCATGTCAGATAAGAGGGGTCCTATATTTTAAGACCACTGACATACAGCTGTGTCTTCATATATggaaaatttttatgtaaatcaGATACAAGTGTTTCCAGTTCTAAACTGGGCTTTCTATAAAGCTCTTAAGCAGTGGTACATTAATAAGTACCTCACAGATATGCTGTCTGTATTCTCACCATGGATGACTGCAAGCTACCAGTGTGAACTGAACATGAAGTTGGGAAGAGGTGTGTGCAGAGGTGACACGATCTGTGTGAGGAACACTCACATGAGATGGGATGTACAGGCCACACTGACACATGACCACACCGCTTGCTATTCTCAGATTGTACCTGGAAGCAGAATTGGGATCCCAGAGCATTACGGCCAGCAGACCTGGATCCCCCAACCTTCCCATATAATAGATTTGGGGGGAAATTCCACTCACCTTGGAGTGTGGGGTGGGAACAAATAATGCTGAAAAGGTTGTGAAAACTCTTACTTTGTACACACAGGACAGATGAGGGAGTTTGCTTCCCACTCAGCCAGCATGACGCTGAGACACTTTTCATCAAACTGCAAGCTCTTCTCGTACTCACTGATGATGGACTGTTCTGCAAGGCAAAGGACAGCTGGCGTGTTTCACCGCACGTCACCTGGGTCGCCCTGTCCTGAGTGCTAAGCTTCACTTTCAAAGGCACCATCCACACGAGAAAAATGCGGGCAAAATCACACTACCAATCACTAGATATTTACTGCTCAGGCTTCATCTTGTTGGATCTTTCCCCTCCTGTCTGTCCTCTCCTTGTGAAGTGATGAGGCTAAGAGACAAAGAGACAACTTTCACACCCATCTCCAGAGGCCACAGGGGCAGAGATGGAAGAGTGGCAGGGTCCCAGGGGCGGCTGGAGAACGCGGACGCTGACGGCTTCGGacgccaggcccacctggctgAGTCTAAGGTGAGATGTTCGCCAGTGTCCACAGACTCAGGCTCTGTGTTGTTCAGAACGTGTGTAGCAAACATGCAACAAGCCCTAGTACTTAGTAGGCCTGGGGTACAAAGATGAAGAAGGCTGGTCCCTGCTCTTGATGAGCTCACCATCTAGGCTTcggagcaggggtcagcaaaccacAGCCCACAGGCCATTCCAGCCCACCTaacgtttttaatttttaaaacatttttggccATGTCacagggcatgcaggatcttagtttcccgaccagggattgaacccgtgcccctgcagtggaagtgtggcgtcttaaccactggaccgccagggaagtcccccaccttccatttttttaagtaaagttgTAATGGAACAGCCACGCTCATTTGGTTTATGTGTGGGCTATAGCTGTTTTCACACTACAACAGCAGAACTAAGTGGCTGCAATAGCCTGaatgtttactatctggcccctcacagaaagtttgccaacctctatTCTAGAGGGTTCCTTAGGACTGAGTGTGGCGGAACACAGCAAATTCTTATCACTGcaggtttttaaattaaatatacccCAAGAGAAATATTTAGTGAGTCCTGTGTTTCACCACTAAGATAGGTTTTGCAGGCGAGGGTAAAGAGAAAatcaatcaaaaagaaaaaagaattaaaatcaaggAATATACAGTCTAACTGGAGTCAACACACCAATCATTAATAACTAACGTTTGCATAGCACTATGTGCCAAATGCTgttttaagttctttatatatattaacttctTCACTACtacttccttattttaaagatgaagaaacaggcacaGGGAGATTAAGTGCTTTGCCCGGCGCCACACAAGTTAAAGTGGTAAAGCTGAGAAGTGAATCTTAGCAGTCTAGGCCAAGAGTTCATGCTCTTGCGTCCTCAAGATAATAGCTATTGTGTATTGAAAACttcctatatgccaggcactgctcgaAGTCTACACATATTATTTAAGCCTACAAatagttttgtagttttacagAGTCAAGTCTGTTATCTCTAACAGATGATAAAAACTAAGCCTAATCAAGATAGGGCTATGTGAGATAAATGACTTAATTATATAAGGTGCTAACTTATGCACTCTGTGGTGCTATGATTCCGCAGGAAGGGGACGCTCACAAGACCCTGGGGAGTCAGTAAAGAAAAGATACAAGAGAAGGTACTTAAATTAGGTAGCGCAAGAGATCTGATCATGCACTATCCTGTAAGGTGACAGGATTACTACCAATCTATTAACAGAGAGGTACTGTCGCATAGAATAGACACGGGAACTGGATTCACAACACTGACTTTACTTCCCAACTCCACCACCAGCTGTGCAACCTGTGTTAGACACCACTCTCTTCTGTCTCACGCTACCTGGTAGGGGCATCATAAGGAGAGAACCATAGCATGGAAGGAGAGGTCTGAGCACAAGGCCTGGAAACAATGACTATTATTATTGGGAAGACAGACAGCCAAGACCttagaggaaaaacagagactTCTAGACACTCGACTGAAGATGGAAATAATGAGTTAAAAACATTCTGTTCAGAAAAATGCATCAGCATTAGAGCAGCTAGAGATATAGGCAGGAAGAACTATTCTTAGACTTCACCTTGATCAATCAGCTCCTGTTGGATTTCCTCCAGCACGGCCAGGTCCAGCGGCTCCTCCAACTGCAAGAGAAAGTAGGGTCAGCAGAGGTTTGAAGTTATGATCAGCTGGCAAGACCCACAATGATTCACACTTGGAGGCTGGCTTGAAGAACACAGATTTAACTGAGGAAATCAACCCAGTCCTTCTGTAGAATGTGCCGACAATGCGGTAATGTGGCCATGCTGAGAAGGGCATCAACAGATGATTAAACCAGCCAGTGACAAAATAATGGTACCACATTTGGGGGAGACAGTATAGGGTAGCAGCTAAGTATATGGCTCTGCTAAAGCTCTGTGACCATTAGAAACTTCCTAACCTCTGTCAACCTCATTTCAGgcctctgtaaagtgggaataaaacCCACCTGAGAGGGTTATTGTGCGCACTCATTGTGATTATGTAACTCAGACATTTGGCACAATGTAGGACGCGTAGAAGGCACCAAAGAACGCCCCTTTATTACAGAGAGCCTTGATGTTCCCAAAGCAGTTTCCCACACGTTTCTTATACTGTCCTCACAACACCGACAACATTATCTTCTTCATCTTACAAATGGGAAAACCGAAGCTCAAAGAGGCAGAGTTAAGAGTCAGCAGCAAAACCAGGATCAGAATTCCAGAGCTACTGACTTCCAATCCAGTGCTCTTCCTGATACATGGTAAATGGTCTCCTATCCACACCCAGTTCCTAACCCTGCCTGAAATTAGCACAAGAAAGTTCCTGGAGacctttttaaaaagggagattcCTGGCTCAGGCCTACTGAAACAAAAGCTCCAGGGGGGCAGCCAATGagtgaaatttctttcttttcagtttcagAAGTGATTATGATGCAATGATGCAGCAGGTCGACAGCCCGGTATTTATGAACCATTAATTAATCTAGAAGAGTCTAACGTTAAAGGTAGAAGAACCTGGGTGAAAGGCCGTTAGAATCCTGATCGGGGGCTGGAGGGTGGATGGGTTTAGAGGACTTGGGGAAATAGGCAGAGAGAGGACACTGGCATCCTTGGTGCTAAAAACACATATCCCAGCCTGACCTGAGCCAAGGCCTCTGGCCGGCTCTCCGCCGACTGCAAAGCATTCCACTCTTCTTCCATCACCTCCTGCACTAGAAAGGTGTTCTGAGCTCCTCCTGACATATTGCCTCCAGCCTGGCGATATTTGTTTAGGAGCCTGTCCCGGCTGTTTCTCATTCTCTCCAGGCATCCcttggaagaaggagaaagaggtgaGGGGGCAGAAAAGGCAATTccgtcaaaaacaaacaaacaaaaaacacctcttAGATTAGTTGTTAAAACATTAAAGGAATTTTATAGACACAGAATTTCAACTCTAATCCCAACTATTGTCATTTTGGCACCTTCCTCTCCAGCCCTTATCCACGTGTAGATGGGTGAAATTACAATGCTTGGGTCACGTATTTCCAGATTGACATATTTCATAGTCTATCTTTAATGCTAGCTTGCTTAATGGTTGGCTGATAATAGCGCAGCATCCACTGTGCTAAcaggacacttagtttgcttcctaattcttttttttgtgttttgtttttaaataaatttatttatttaatttatttatttttggctgcattgagtcttcattgctgcacactggctttctctagttgtggtgagcggaggctactcttcgttgcggtgcatgggcttcccattgtggtggcttctcttgttgcagagcatgggctctaggcacatgggcttcagtagttgtggcacgtctgctcagtagttgtggtccacgggcttagctgctctgtggcatgtgggatcttccaggaccagggcttgaacccatgtcccctgcagtggcaggcagattcttaaccactgcgccaccaggaagtcccgcTTCCTAATTCTTGCTACTCTCGATATGATGCTGGTAGCCGCCATCCTGTACGATGTTTCTCAACTTCAGGCAATCGTGTCCCCTAGGGGACATGTGGCAAtgactggagacatttttggttgtcacagctctAGCTGTAGGATTATTGACATCTAGTAAGTAGGGGCCAGGGAGGCTGCTAAACATTCTGCAATCCTAGAACAGCaccccacaacaaagaactatCGTCTTCAAAATGTCAAGAACCAGGATTGAGAAATCGTGCTGTCGACAGTCATTTCTAGCATCAGATTATTTTCCTGGGATATATCCACTACTTCAGAGATTACTAGAAAGACAGGCTATAGTACTTACAGGAACCAGACTGAGCTCAGGATAGGTCAGAACTGACCGTAGGCTACAACCCTGCTAAGACTTAGTGACGGAGGCTCAGAAGAAATAGTTTGGAATAGGAAGAGTAATAATTTCCGGGATTAGAAATAATGTCTAATTATTC from the Delphinus delphis chromosome 19, mDelDel1.2, whole genome shotgun sequence genome contains:
- the C1QBP gene encoding complement component 1 Q subcomponent-binding protein, mitochondrial; this encodes MLPLLRCVPRVLGTAVAGIRAAAPSLPLLQPASRPCARPFGLLSVRAGSVQLPGLLRPWGPCGCGCGGLHTEGDKAFVEFLNDEIKEEKKIQKYKSLPKMSGGWALEVNGTEAKLVQKVAGERVTVTFNINNSIPPAYDGEEGPSEGQKVEEQEPELTSTPNFVVEVVKDGSNKALVLDCHFPEDEIGQEEEDQSDIFSIKEVSFQSTGDSDWKDTNYTLSTDSLDWGLYDHLMDFLADRGVDNTFADELVELSTALEHQEYITFLEDLKGFVKSQ
- the RPAIN gene encoding RPA-interacting protein isoform X2 — its product is MWDPPRPGHEPVSPASAGGLSTTAPPGKPINGTSLVTHSGIVQACLRVGPAGRTTLPRIPYDLVRPAPKNYNSQDSARAPGAGPSGGDSREKEMAEGSGSRHRSLYKLVGSPPWKEAFRQGCLERMRNSRDRLLNKYRQAGGNMSGGAQNTFLVQEVMEEEWNALQSAESRPEALAQLEEPLDLAVLEEIQQELIDQEQSIISEYEKSLQFDEKCLSVMLAEWEANSLICPVCTKYNLRIASGVVMCQCGLYIPSHSPEVTEQKFRACLEDSVNEHSACCPHTPAFSVTEGTEEKPSLLMSCLACDTWAVIL
- the RPAIN gene encoding RPA-interacting protein isoform X1 encodes the protein MWDPPRPGHEPVSPASAGGLSTTAPPGKPINGTSLVTHSGIVQACLRVGPAGRTTLPRIPYDLVRPAPKNYNSQDSARAPGAGPSGGDSREKEMAEGSGSRHRSLYKLVGSPPWKEAFRQGCLERMRNSRDRLLNKYRQAGGNMSGGAQNTFLVQEVMEEEWNALQSAESRPEALAQLEEPLDLAVLEEIQQELIDQEQSIISEYEKSLQFDEKCLSVMLAEWEANSLICPVCTKYNLRIASGVVMCQCGLYIPSHSPEVTEQKFRACLEDSVNEHSACCPHTPAFSVTEGTEEKPSLLMSCLVRLPQDPVVKAGRWLVLFPPW
- the RPAIN gene encoding RPA-interacting protein isoform X3; this encodes MWDPPRPGHEPVSPASAGGLSTTAPPGKPINGTSLVTHSGIVQACLRVGPAGRTTLPRIPYDLVRPAPKNYNSQDSARAPGAGPSGGDSREKEMAEGSGSRHRSLYKLVGSPPWKEAFRQGCLERMRNSRDRLLNKYRQAGGNMSGGAQNTFLVQEVMEEEWNALQSAESRPEALAQLEEPLDLAVLEEIQQELIDQEQSIISEYEKSLQFDEKCLSVMLAEWEANSLICPVCTNLQR